TCCGACCATCTATCTGCTCGATTGCCTTGCCATTGTGTCATTATCAGTTTTTCGCCTGGTGAGAGGGACAAGTTAAAAAGCAAAAAACAATCATACAGTACATCAATACTACCCCCGTCACACCCAAAAAGCAGGCGCCATGTTTGCCGTCTGGAAGTACGGGACAGAGGCGGACAACGTCCAGCACATACGCCAAGCGGCGGACCCGGGCGCCTTTACACGGCTTCAGGCATGCAATCGCTGCCATACGAAAAAGGTAAGCTGAGCCGAGGTTTTCGTTTTTGTCTCTTGTTTCCCTCAAGACGCAGTCGGGGCAAACTACGCGACACAAAGAAATCCCGTCGTCTTCGGTTGCTGGAACAACAAAACAGCTTTGCTGACTTGGCCCTCGTTGTGTAGATCAAGtgcagcggcgacaaggacggaTGCGTACGATGCCTTGCGGCGGGCCATGCTTGCGATTACAACCGCTCGACTCTGCGCTTTCGAAAGAGCAAAAGCCCCGAGGGCAGCACCGGCAACAGCAAATCGTCAAGCTCCAGCCCATTCTCCCACAGGAGAAGCACGTCGTCTTCGACCAAGCACGAGAGGCGCCGCTCCGGGCGTGTAATGCAGCCCACTCCGCCtccatcgacgacgggctcgcccgctgccggATTCGCCAACGCAGCGTTCCCGACGCCGCTGGCTGGTGATGGAAGTGGTGATggaagtggtggtggtgctgctgctgccgccgccgtctccagctcaacgacgacaacgacaacgacgctTGCGCCcatggacgccatggacATGATCTGCCCGCCCATGGGCCGGAGCGTGCCCTTTTCGCTGTACGGGACACAGGCAATACCGAGCGCGTGCtatgatggcggcggcaacggcggctggccgtcgtACGTGAATCACTATTCGGCAGGCAACGTGTCCGGCTACAACACCGAGTATCTGCAGCTCCTTCAACCAAGAGGCGACCCGCTTGATCTCTACAATCTTAACAGATCTGTCTCTGTGTGGCCTCAATAATAACATCACGGCATTTGGCGGCGGTTGTTATTGTCTGAACAGATACGGTGGAGGAGCATTGGTAGGAGATAATACCCATCACGGTTTGGATTGGTTTTGATTAGCATGTACTTAGGATGCCAGGTAGAGAGAGCACAGCTGCCAAGCTGAATTGTATTGGAGCGTCACGACAGCGCCCTCTTGTCCACGTTCGGAGTGATCATGGTTTGTTGATGCCGAAACCCGACTATCGACATGGACAGCCCTGGCTCTCTCATCCCGTGTAGGGACATGGAGCATTTGATGACGCGGGGATAAACGGAGCTCCGAGGATGCCGCCACAAAATGATCGCGCCCGTATCCCGTACCCCCTGTGCATAGTCTACAAATAGCAGTGTGGACATATTGACTGTTTCGGCCGAAGCAGTTTAGCTCCCGGCCATCACCATGGGGTAACACAATCAATCGACGATACGAAAGTGATACGAAGTACCCTACTTTATAGTTACTCATGCGACGTCGTACTTACCCTAGGCCCgtgttgggcggcggccctttCAAGTGTTAAACTGTCAgcgaccacggcggcgccgttcCGTGTGGAGCCGCTCCGGCCACCGGCACCCAACTTCCAGCTCCCGTCtctccagccagccagcttgGGGCGGCATCGGAACAACTCGCGCCACCAGCCCAGTTTTATTtcaacaccaccaaccaccaacACGACGACCAGCACCACGGCTTCGTCCATTGCCGGCGCCTGCCTAGACGACGTGCCACGACAGCAGCGACCAGCGACCGCGCCCGCTCCTAGTCCTCCACCATGGCCTCGCTCCCCAAGGACCCGGCCAACccggacaagaagaagagccccAGCGCGCTGCGGTCCATCATCGCTGGGTCGACGGCTGGCGCGATTGAGATTGGTGCGTCACAGGCCCCCAGCCCCCCCCAATCATGGGCGGCAAACAACGAGACGGGAAGGATATAATCATGATGGGTTTTGCTGACTGTTGCGCGCGAACAATTGCAGCCATCACATACCCCGCCGAGTGTACGTCCAAGACCGAGCTCCAATGCCGCGAGCGAGACGGAAATTTGAGAAACTGACaccgccctgcccgtccgcgCGCAACAACAGTCGCCAAGACTCGGACGCAGCTCAATCGgcggctcgccgagggccagaagctgccgtggccgccgttcGGCCGCCAGTGGTATGCGGGCTGCACAACGCTCATCATCGGCAActcggccaaggccggcatTCGTGCGTCCCTCCTcgttgtcgatgacgacccCCGCGACGTTGGACCGGCGCAACAATTGCGTGACTGGGTGATCACCGCTGACGGGCGGCACAGGTTTCGTCGCCTTCGACCAGTACAAGCGActgcttgccgacgccgacggcaagctcacCGGCCCGCGCACCGTGCTCgccggcttcggcgccggcgtcactGAGTCGCTGCTCGCTGTAACGCCCACGGAGAGCATCAAGACCACGCTGTCGGTTCCCCCCTCGAGCCTCGTCTTGCCTCGCCGAGTTTCGCCCTTCCCCTCTGTGGCTACGTGGGGGTTTGTATGATGGCTGACTGGCGTTTGTGCCTGTAGGATCGACGATCGCAAGGCAGCCAAGCCCCGCATGCGCGGCTTCCTGCACGCGGtgcccatcatcgcccgcgagcgcggcaTCCGTGGCTTCTTCCAGGGCTTCGTTCCCACGACGCTGCGCCAGTCGGCCAACAGCGCCACCCGCTTCGGCTCCTACACCTTTTTCAAGCAAATGGCCGAGTCGTACACAGCGCCAGGCGAgaagctcggcgccgtgggcacatttgccattggcggcctggccggcctcgtcaccgtcttTGTCACCCAGCCGCTCGACACCATCAAGACGCGCATGCAGAGCCCTGACGCGAAGCAGCTGTATGGCAAcacgatgcgctgcgccggACTCATCTTTAGGCAGGAAGGCGTGCTGACGTTTTGGagcggcgcgctgccgcggctggTGCGTCTGGTTTTGAGCGGTGGCATCGTCTTCACCATGTACGAGAAGAGCATGGACCTCATGGACCGGCTGGACCCGGAAAAGAGGTATATATAGCCGAgtgaggcggccggcggcgttgttggGAGAATATAGACTCGCTTCTATTTGGCGCGGTAGACCAATTATGTTATGCAAACATCATATCGTACACCATGGTGGTATCATGCCTCATCGCCCCTCCATACTTGCACAACCGACAACACTGTCTTTTTCCTCCCCCCGAAAGTCTCTTCCAGATGCCGTCCCCGCCCGCAAGCAACGTCACTGCAGTC
Above is a genomic segment from Purpureocillium takamizusanense chromosome 2, complete sequence containing:
- the FUM11 gene encoding fumarase (COG:C~EggNog:ENOG503NUGK), which encodes MASLPKDPANPDKKKSPSALRSIIAGSTAGAIEIAITYPAEFAKTRTQLNRRLAEGQKLPWPPFGRQWYAGCTTLIIGNSAKAGIRFVAFDQYKRLLADADGKLTGPRTVLAGFGAGVTESLLAVTPTESIKTTLIDDRKAAKPRMRGFLHAVPIIARERGIRGFFQGFVPTTLRQSANSATRFGSYTFFKQMAESYTAPGEKLGAVGTFAIGGLAGLVTVFVTQPLDTIKTRMQSPDAKQLYGNTMRCAGLIFRQEGVLTFWSGALPRLVRLVLSGGIVFTMYEKSMDLMDRLDPEKRYI
- a CDS encoding uncharacterized protein (COG:S~EggNog:ENOG503P94G); amino-acid sequence: MFAVWKYGTEADNVQHIRQAADPGAFTRLQACNRCHTKKIKCSGDKDGCVRCLAAGHACDYNRSTLRFRKSKSPEGSTGNSKSSSSSPFSHRRSTSSSTKHERRRSGRVMQPTPPPSTTGSPAAGFANAAFPTPLAGDGSGDGSGGGAAAAAAVSSSTTTTTTTLAPMDAMDMICPPMGRSVPFSLYGTQAIPSACYDGGGNGGWPSYVNHYSAGNVSGYNTEYLQLLQPRGDPLDLYNLNRSVSVWPQ